The proteins below are encoded in one region of Coffea arabica cultivar ET-39 chromosome 4c, Coffea Arabica ET-39 HiFi, whole genome shotgun sequence:
- the LOC113740430 gene encoding ABC transporter C family member 13-like isoform X7 gives MDLLKHICPDSPYVWDGKGVSECFSDIVLVFGANVATLVAIAVVGVTKRRVKENIKINLPFKVLLYVLPVIGACTAFFDMVLLLRSLRQGYAVVFHRWLFSCSQIAVWVTVLLFSTRGYWFVFCNQVLSLWWIVKPFLLIPHLQTVFSSQGAFRCLRESSLALLDIMFGILINIMRIKWASYRGRSNSMEEPLLPCKIDVKEGHPKFPGLMCNFWHLITFKTIDTLMACGVERQLDSNDLLNLPDNLNPSSCHQILQQCWEAQQRKNSSHPSLLKAICCAYGWPYFHLGFLKVINDCLGFVGPVLLNKLIRFLQQGSDHYHGYIFAISLGLASILKSFLDTQYTFHLSKLKLKLRSSIMTIIYHKCLHVRLAERSKFSEGEIQTFMSVDADRTVNLCNSFHDIWSLPLQIGIALYLLYVQVKFAFLSGIAITILLIPVNKWIAQLIAKATRSMMEQKDERIRRTAELFTYIRTLKMYSWELIFASWLMKTRALEVKYLSTRKYLDAWCVFFWATTPTLFSLFTFGLYTLMGHQLDAATVFTCLALFNNLISPLNSFPWVINGLIDAFISSRRLSKYLSSSECELGMEKKGYPSGNPENMAVIICDACSTWSSSDEKDLSLILDNVTLQIPKGYLVAVIGEVGSGKSSVLNLILGEMRLVIGSIHLNGSTTYVPQIPWILSGTIRDNILFGRNYNSTRYSDVLHACTLDVDISLMIGGDMACIGEKGINLSGGQRARLALARALYCASDIYMLDDVLSAVDAHVACSILHNAILGPLMNLQTRILCTHNIQAIYAADMVVEMDKGRVKWVGTPSDLKVSSYLAFPSIDNCSISSEVQVGERSSISVEAEGGVEVDNSYNLEGVQGTIDAETRKEGRVELLVYKNYAEFAGWFITILTCLSALLMQFSRNGNDLWLSYWVDTTGSSQKDYSTTFYLGMLCMFCLVNSTLTLVRAFSFAFGGIHAAIQMHDRLLNKLINASISFFDQTPSGRILNRFSSDLYTIDDSLPFIFNILLANFVGLLGIAIILSYVQVIFLLVLLPFWYIYSKLQFYYRSTSRELRRLDSVSRSPIYASFTETLDGASTIRAFSSEDFFFLRFIEHITVYQRTSYSEVTASLWLSLRLQLLAAFIVSFVAVMSVVGSQRLLPITLGTPGLVGLALSYAAPIVSLLGSFLTSFTETEKEMVSVERVLQYMDIPQEVVRDEQLYLNWPSQGEIQFQNVTLRYMPSLPPALRGVSFIITGGTQVGVIGRTGAGKSSILNALFRLNPISGGCILVDGINIAEISLRDLRSHLAVVPQSPFLFEGSLRDNLDPLHISDDRMIWNILEKCHVKQEVEAGGGLDMHVKESGISFSVGQRQLLCLARALLKSSQVLCLDECTANIDTQTSAKLQNAIASECRGLTVITIAHRISTVMNMDNILILDQGILVEQGNPNSLLNDDLSRFSSFAKASKM, from the exons GTATGGGATGGCAAAGGTGTCTCGGAGTGTTTTAGTGACAT AGTGCTAGTTTTCGGAGCAAATGTGGCAACTTTGGTTGCGATTGCGGTGGTTGGAGTTACAAAGAGAAGggtcaaggaaaatataaag ATAAATCTTCCATTCAAGGTTTTGTTGTACGTTTTACCTGTTATTGGAGCATGTACAGCATTCTTCGACATGGTTTTGCTTCTGAGAAGTCTCCGACAGGGTTATGCTGTTGTGTTTCACAGATGGCTCTTTAGTTGTTCCCAGATTGCAGTCTGG GTTACAGTTTTACTTTTTTCAACACGTGGCTACTGGTTCGTCTTCTGCAACCAAGTCTTGAGTCTTTGGTGGATTGTTAAACCATTTCTCTTGATTCCTCATCTGCAAACAGTTTTCTCTTCACAAGGG GCTTTCAGATGTCTTAGGGAGAGCTCTCTTGCTTTACTGGATATCATGTTTGGGATCTTGATTAACATCATGAGGATAAAATGGGCATCTTACAGAGGCAG GAGTAATTCCATGGAAGAACCACTTCTTCCTTGCAAGATTGATGTCAAAGAAGGTCACCCAAAATTCCCA GGACTTATGTGCAACTTTTGGCACCTTATAACTTTCAAAACCATTGACACTTTAATGGCATGTGGTGTAGAGAGACAGCTTGACTCAAATGATTTGCTCAATTTGCCAGACAATTTGAATCCTTCTTCTTGCCATCAAATATTACAGCAATGCTGGGAAGCTCAACAAAGAAAAAATTCTTCTCACCCTTCTTTACTCAAAGCAATTTGTTGTGCATATGGGTGGCCATACTTTCATCTAGGTTTTCTAAAG GTGATTAATGATTGTCTAGGTTTTGTGGGACCCGTGCTTCTCAATAAGTTGATTCGATTTCTTCAGCAAG GTTCTGACCACTATCATGGCTACATTTTTGCTATATCCTTGGGCCTAGCCTCTATTTTGAA ATCCTTCCTTGATACACAATATACTTTTCATCTTTCCAAACTCAAGCTGAAGCTGCGCTCTAGCATTATGACTATTATTTACCATAAG TGTCTTCATGTTAGACTTGCAGAGAGGTCAAAATTTTCTGAAGGGGAGATTCAAACATTCATGTCTGTTGATGCTGATAGAACTGTCAACCTTTGCAACAGTTTCCATGATATATGGAG CTTGCCGCTGCAAATTGGAATAGCTCTATATCTACTCTACGTACAAGTCAAGTTTGCATTTCTTTCTGGAATAGCAATAACCATTCTGCTAATACCGG TCAATAAATGGATTGCTCAACTAATTGCAAAGGCTACAAGAAGCATGATGGAACAGAAGGATGAAAG AATTAGGAGGACGGCTGAACTCTTCACATACATTCGGACTTTGAAAATGTACAGCTGGGAGCTTATATTTGCTAGCTGGTTGATGAAGACAAGAGCATTGGAAGTGAAATACTTATCA ACCAGGAAATACTTGGACGCGTGGTGTGTATTTTTTTGGGCAACTACACCAACCCTTTTCTCTTTGTTCACCTTTGGACTTTACACTTTGATGGGACATCAGCTTGATGCGGCAACG GTTTTCACTTGCCTTGCattatttaacaatttaatcTCCCCACTAAACTCATTTCCTTGGGTCATTAATGGGCTAATTGAT GCTTTTATATCTTCTCGGAGGTTGAGCAAATATTTGTCCAGTTCTGAGTGTGAACTTGGGATGGAGAAGAAAGGATATCCTTCAGGAAATCCTGAAAACATGGCTGTCATCATTTGTGATGCATGTTCAACATGGTCAAGCAGTGATGAAAAAGATTTGAGTTTGATTTTGGACAATGTTACTCTTCAAATACCAAAAGGTTACCTGGTTGCTGTTATTGGAGAG GTTGGATCAGGTAAATCATCCGtgctaaatttgattttaggagAAATGAGACTTGTTATTGGATCAATACATCTGAATGGATCCACAACTTATGTACCGCAG ATACCTTGGATTCTCTCTGGAACCATCCGTGataatattttgtttgggaGGAATTACAACTCAACAAG GTACTCAGATGTATTACACGCTTGTACACTTGATGTTGATATCTCCTTGATGATTGGAGGTGATATGGCCTGTATCGGAGAGAAAGGAATTAACCTGTCAGGTGGCCAGAGAGCACGTCTTGCACTTGCCAG GGCTCTCTATTGTGCCTCTGATATATACATGCTTGATGATGTTCTGAGTGCAGTAGATGCTCATGTTGCCTGCTCAATTTTGCATAATGCCATTCTTGGCCCTCTTATGAACCTGCAGACACGCATTCTATGCACACATAACATTCAG GCAATATATGCTGCTGATATGGtggttgaaatggacaagggaAGAGTGAAGTGGGTGGGAACTCCATCTGACTTAAAGGTTTCTTCCTATTTGGCATTTCCCTCTATAGACAACTGTAGTATTTCCTCCGAAGTTCAAGTAGGGGAAAGGTCATCTATCTCTGTAGAAGCCGAAGGAGGAGTAGAGGTGGACAATTCCTACAATTTGGAAGGAGTTCAAGGGACTATTGATGCTGAGACGAGGAAAGAAGGGAGAGTTGAACTTCTTGTATACAA AAATTATGCAGAATTTGCTGGTTGGTTCATTACGATATTAACATGCTTGTCGGCCCTTTTGATGCAATTTTCTCGTAATGGAAATGACTTGTGGCTATCATATTGGGTTGATACAACTGGAAGCAGTCAGAAAGACTACTCGACAACATTTTATCTG GGTATGCTCTGCATGTTCTGTTTGGTGAATTCTACACTAACTCTGGTGAGGgcattttcatttgcatttgGTGGCATACATGCTGCCATCCAGATGCATGATCGCTTGTTGAATAAGCTTATCAATGCAAGTATTAGCTTCTTTGATCAGACACCTAGTGGGAGAATACTTAACAG ATTTTCTTCGGATCTTTATACTATTGATGATTCTCTCCCATTTATTTTCAACATTCTCCTGGCCAATTTTGTTGGCCTGTTGGGAATTGCTATAATCTTGTCATATGTGCAG GTCATCTTTTTGCTAGTATTGTTGCCTTTCTGGTACATATACAGCAAATTACAG TTCTACTACAGGTCAACATCACGTGAGCTGCGAAGGCTGGATAGTGTTTCTCGCTCACCAATTTACGCATCATTCACGGAGACACTGGATGGAGCATCAACTATTAGGGCATTCAGCTCTGAG GACTTTTTCTTCCTCAGATTCATTGAGCATATAACAGTATATCAAAGAACTTCTTACTCTGAGGTGACAGCAAGTTTGTGGCTTTCCCTGCGCCTTCAG TTGTTGGCAGCTTTTATTGTCTCATTTGTTGCTGTGATGTCTGTTGTTGGATCTCAGAGACTTCTCCCCATCACTTTAGGCACTCCAGGGCTG GTTGGCTTGGCTCTCTCATATGCAGCTCCGATCGTATCTTTACTCGGAAGCTTTTTGACAAGTTTCACGGAAACAGAGAAGGAGATGGTTTCTGTGGAGAGGGTTCTTCAG TATATGGACATTCCTCAAGAAGTAGTTAGAGACGAACAATTGTATCTGAATTGGCCATCTCAAGGGGAGATCCAGTTCCAGAATGTGACACTCCGATATATGCCTTCTCTGCCTCCTGCATTACGTGGTGTGTCTTTTATTATTACAGGCGGAACTCAG GTTGGAGTCATTGGAAGAACAGGTGCGGGAAAATCAAGCATTTTGAATGCCCTATTTCGCTTAAATCCAATCAGTGGAGGTTGTATTTTAGTGGATGGAATTAATATAGCTGAGATTTCCCTAAGAGACCTTCGTTCTCATTTGGCTGTCGTTCCCCAGAGTCCATTCTTATTTGAAGGATCATTAAG GGACAATCTAGACCCATTGCACATAAGCGATGATAGAATGATTTGGAACATCCTGGAGAAATGTCACGTAAAGCAAGAAGTAGAAGCAGGGGGAGGGCTGGACATGCATGTAAAGGAGTCCGGAATATCATTCTCTGTGGGGCAACGGCAGCTCCTTTGCCTTGCACGTGCACTTCTCAAATCTTCTCAG GTGTTATGTTTGGATGAGTGCACTGCCAATATAGACACTCAAACATCTGCAAAACTACAGAACGCTATAGCTAGTGAGTGCCGAGGATTAACAGTAATTACGATTGCACATCGTATCTCAACAGTTATGAACATGGACAATATCCTGATTTTAGATCAAGGAATCCTG GTTGAGCAAGGGAATCCAAATAGTCTTCTAAATGATGACTTATCCAGATTCTCAAGTTTTGCAAAAGCATCGAAAATGTGA
- the LOC113740430 gene encoding ABC transporter C family member 13-like isoform X6: protein MTIIYHKCLHVRLAERSKFSEGEIQTFMSVDADRTVNLCNSFHDIWSLPLQIGIALYLLYVQVKFAFLSGIAITILLIPVNKWIAQLIAKATRSMMEQKDERIRRTAELFTYIRTLKMYSWELIFASWLMKTRALEVKYLSTRKYLDAWCVFFWATTPTLFSLFTFGLYTLMGHQLDAATVFTCLALFNNLISPLNSFPWVINGLIDAFISSRRLSKYLSSSECELGMEKKGYPSGNPENMAVIICDACSTWSSSDEKDLSLILDNVTLQIPKGYLVAVIGEVGSGKSSVLNLILGEMRLVIGSIHLNGSTTYVPQIPWILSGTIRDNILFGRNYNSTRYSDVLHACTLDVDISLMIGGDMACIGEKGINLSGGQRARLALARALYCASDIYMLDDVLSAVDAHVACSILHNAILGPLMNLQTRILCTHNIQAIYAADMVVEMDKGRVKWVGTPSDLKVSSYLAFPSIDNCSISSEVQVGERSSISVEAEGGVEVDNSYNLEGVQGTIDAETRKEGRVELLVYKNYAEFAGWFITILTCLSALLMQFSRNGNDLWLSYWVDTTGSSQKDYSTTFYLGMLCMFCLVNSTLTLVRAFSFAFGGIHAAIQMHDRLLNKLINASISFFDQTPSGRILNRFSSDLYTIDDSLPFIFNILLANFVGLLGIAIILSYVQVIFLLVLLPFWYIYSKLQFYYRSTSRELRRLDSVSRSPIYASFTETLDGASTIRAFSSEDFFFLRFIEHITVYQRTSYSEVTASLWLSLRLQLLAAFIVSFVAVMSVVGSQRLLPITLGTPGLVGLALSYAAPIVSLLGSFLTSFTETEKEMVSVERVLQYMDIPQEVVRDEQLYLNWPSQGEIQFQNVTLRYMPSLPPALRGVSFIITGGTQVGVIGRTGAGKSSILNALFRLNPISGGCILVDGINIAEISLRDLRSHLAVVPQSPFLFEGSLRDNLDPLHISDDRMIWNILEKCHVKQEVEAGGGLDMHVKESGISFSVGQRQLLCLARALLKSSQVLCLDECTANIDTQTSAKLQNAIASECRGLTVITIAHRISTVMNMDNILILDQGILVEQGNPNSLLNDDLSRFSSFAKASKM from the exons ATGACTATTATTTACCATAAG TGTCTTCATGTTAGACTTGCAGAGAGGTCAAAATTTTCTGAAGGGGAGATTCAAACATTCATGTCTGTTGATGCTGATAGAACTGTCAACCTTTGCAACAGTTTCCATGATATATGGAG CTTGCCGCTGCAAATTGGAATAGCTCTATATCTACTCTACGTACAAGTCAAGTTTGCATTTCTTTCTGGAATAGCAATAACCATTCTGCTAATACCGG TCAATAAATGGATTGCTCAACTAATTGCAAAGGCTACAAGAAGCATGATGGAACAGAAGGATGAAAG AATTAGGAGGACGGCTGAACTCTTCACATACATTCGGACTTTGAAAATGTACAGCTGGGAGCTTATATTTGCTAGCTGGTTGATGAAGACAAGAGCATTGGAAGTGAAATACTTATCA ACCAGGAAATACTTGGACGCGTGGTGTGTATTTTTTTGGGCAACTACACCAACCCTTTTCTCTTTGTTCACCTTTGGACTTTACACTTTGATGGGACATCAGCTTGATGCGGCAACG GTTTTCACTTGCCTTGCattatttaacaatttaatcTCCCCACTAAACTCATTTCCTTGGGTCATTAATGGGCTAATTGAT GCTTTTATATCTTCTCGGAGGTTGAGCAAATATTTGTCCAGTTCTGAGTGTGAACTTGGGATGGAGAAGAAAGGATATCCTTCAGGAAATCCTGAAAACATGGCTGTCATCATTTGTGATGCATGTTCAACATGGTCAAGCAGTGATGAAAAAGATTTGAGTTTGATTTTGGACAATGTTACTCTTCAAATACCAAAAGGTTACCTGGTTGCTGTTATTGGAGAG GTTGGATCAGGTAAATCATCCGtgctaaatttgattttaggagAAATGAGACTTGTTATTGGATCAATACATCTGAATGGATCCACAACTTATGTACCGCAG ATACCTTGGATTCTCTCTGGAACCATCCGTGataatattttgtttgggaGGAATTACAACTCAACAAG GTACTCAGATGTATTACACGCTTGTACACTTGATGTTGATATCTCCTTGATGATTGGAGGTGATATGGCCTGTATCGGAGAGAAAGGAATTAACCTGTCAGGTGGCCAGAGAGCACGTCTTGCACTTGCCAG GGCTCTCTATTGTGCCTCTGATATATACATGCTTGATGATGTTCTGAGTGCAGTAGATGCTCATGTTGCCTGCTCAATTTTGCATAATGCCATTCTTGGCCCTCTTATGAACCTGCAGACACGCATTCTATGCACACATAACATTCAG GCAATATATGCTGCTGATATGGtggttgaaatggacaagggaAGAGTGAAGTGGGTGGGAACTCCATCTGACTTAAAGGTTTCTTCCTATTTGGCATTTCCCTCTATAGACAACTGTAGTATTTCCTCCGAAGTTCAAGTAGGGGAAAGGTCATCTATCTCTGTAGAAGCCGAAGGAGGAGTAGAGGTGGACAATTCCTACAATTTGGAAGGAGTTCAAGGGACTATTGATGCTGAGACGAGGAAAGAAGGGAGAGTTGAACTTCTTGTATACAA AAATTATGCAGAATTTGCTGGTTGGTTCATTACGATATTAACATGCTTGTCGGCCCTTTTGATGCAATTTTCTCGTAATGGAAATGACTTGTGGCTATCATATTGGGTTGATACAACTGGAAGCAGTCAGAAAGACTACTCGACAACATTTTATCTG GGTATGCTCTGCATGTTCTGTTTGGTGAATTCTACACTAACTCTGGTGAGGgcattttcatttgcatttgGTGGCATACATGCTGCCATCCAGATGCATGATCGCTTGTTGAATAAGCTTATCAATGCAAGTATTAGCTTCTTTGATCAGACACCTAGTGGGAGAATACTTAACAG ATTTTCTTCGGATCTTTATACTATTGATGATTCTCTCCCATTTATTTTCAACATTCTCCTGGCCAATTTTGTTGGCCTGTTGGGAATTGCTATAATCTTGTCATATGTGCAG GTCATCTTTTTGCTAGTATTGTTGCCTTTCTGGTACATATACAGCAAATTACAG TTCTACTACAGGTCAACATCACGTGAGCTGCGAAGGCTGGATAGTGTTTCTCGCTCACCAATTTACGCATCATTCACGGAGACACTGGATGGAGCATCAACTATTAGGGCATTCAGCTCTGAG GACTTTTTCTTCCTCAGATTCATTGAGCATATAACAGTATATCAAAGAACTTCTTACTCTGAGGTGACAGCAAGTTTGTGGCTTTCCCTGCGCCTTCAG TTGTTGGCAGCTTTTATTGTCTCATTTGTTGCTGTGATGTCTGTTGTTGGATCTCAGAGACTTCTCCCCATCACTTTAGGCACTCCAGGGCTG GTTGGCTTGGCTCTCTCATATGCAGCTCCGATCGTATCTTTACTCGGAAGCTTTTTGACAAGTTTCACGGAAACAGAGAAGGAGATGGTTTCTGTGGAGAGGGTTCTTCAG TATATGGACATTCCTCAAGAAGTAGTTAGAGACGAACAATTGTATCTGAATTGGCCATCTCAAGGGGAGATCCAGTTCCAGAATGTGACACTCCGATATATGCCTTCTCTGCCTCCTGCATTACGTGGTGTGTCTTTTATTATTACAGGCGGAACTCAG GTTGGAGTCATTGGAAGAACAGGTGCGGGAAAATCAAGCATTTTGAATGCCCTATTTCGCTTAAATCCAATCAGTGGAGGTTGTATTTTAGTGGATGGAATTAATATAGCTGAGATTTCCCTAAGAGACCTTCGTTCTCATTTGGCTGTCGTTCCCCAGAGTCCATTCTTATTTGAAGGATCATTAAG GGACAATCTAGACCCATTGCACATAAGCGATGATAGAATGATTTGGAACATCCTGGAGAAATGTCACGTAAAGCAAGAAGTAGAAGCAGGGGGAGGGCTGGACATGCATGTAAAGGAGTCCGGAATATCATTCTCTGTGGGGCAACGGCAGCTCCTTTGCCTTGCACGTGCACTTCTCAAATCTTCTCAG GTGTTATGTTTGGATGAGTGCACTGCCAATATAGACACTCAAACATCTGCAAAACTACAGAACGCTATAGCTAGTGAGTGCCGAGGATTAACAGTAATTACGATTGCACATCGTATCTCAACAGTTATGAACATGGACAATATCCTGATTTTAGATCAAGGAATCCTG GTTGAGCAAGGGAATCCAAATAGTCTTCTAAATGATGACTTATCCAGATTCTCAAGTTTTGCAAAAGCATCGAAAATGTGA